The Streptomyces sp. NBC_01707 genome includes the window GCCGATGAGCTCCTGCTGACGCCGGATCATCTCCAGGTAGCTGGTGACGCCGTGCAGCCGCATCCGTCGGTAGAACCGGGGCGTCGCAAATGGGCTCAGGATCCAACGGTGCAGCGGGATCCGGTCGGCCGCCGTCCCCGCCTCCAACCTGGCCTTTTGGATGATCAGGCGGCGGGCAGCCTCCACGCCGATCACGAAGAGGACCGGCATGACGCCGTGGGAGGCGGCCTTGACCGGGTCGGCCTGGATGGCGCCCTGCGAGGACGCGTTGAACCAGATCGTGGCCCCCGTCATGGCGTGGGCGGCCATCCGCAGCAGCGGCCAGGGGGTGTTCTTGCGGATCAGGTACAGGTCCAGCGCGAGGAACGCGATGATCGACGCGTCCACGCCGACCGGGAACCACGGTGCCAGCCTGTCGCTGAATCCCCAGCTCAGGGCAACTTGAGCGAGGGTGTCGTAGGACATCGCAAAGCCGATGACGCCGACGAGTGTTCCGCCGATCGCGGCGGCGAGCGACAGGCCGGTCATCAGCCGGTCGCGACCGGGCTGGTCCGGGTTCCGCTTCGGCGTCCGCGAAACGCCTCCGGCCGTTTCCGAAACGAAGTCGGGTGCGTCCGAAACGAGGGTCGGCGGGCGCGAAACGGGGGTGTCGGTGGCCGCGCTCTGCGGCACTTCAGTGATCGTCATGGGTACCTCCGGAATGGGCGGTTCAGGGTGTGCGCGAAACGGCGGCCGGTGCTCCCGAAACGCGTCGGGGCGTTCCCGAAACGACGGTCGCCGGACCCGAAGGCCCGTGGGTTGGGCCTTCGGTGCGGACGGTCGCCCGCGAAGCGGACACCTCGTGGCGGGGGCTCTTCCCGAACCGGACGGCACGAAGGGGCGGGCAGCCCGGGGTGCGGGCGGCTGGGCCCGAAACGTGCTGCGGGACGGGCAAGAAATTGCCTGCGGCTCCCGGGGGGCGGGAGCCGCGGGTCCGAACTTTCCGGCTCCCCTTCACCGCCCGTCCCGAACCGCGAGGGTCGATGCGAGCGGATCAGGCAACCTGTACCGTCACCAGCCGTTGAGGACGGCTTCGTAATGCGGCCAGCCCAGGTGCGCGGCCGCCGCGTGCTGCCAAAACTCCTCGGCGCCGCGCTCCCAGATCCCCGCCGCTGTTGCGTGTCCGTCTGCAGCGAGCCGGTCGGCGACCGCCTGCTGACGGGCGGCCGACTGTGCGTGGTCGGCGGCGATGGCCTGCATCTCCGCGTGGCTGTGCAGTGGCGGGGGAGGCGGGTTCATGTCCCCGGTCGTCAGGTAGCTGTCGATCTCAGCGGTGCACCAGGTGGCTGGATCGCCGTGCCGGTCGCGGAACTCGTCGAGCGTGAGCGTCATGTCTGTGCTCCTCACGGGGGTTCGGGGTCAGCGCCTGCGCAGGCGCTGGTTGTAGGCGTCCTGAAGGCGGCTGAACCGCTCGTACAACTGGGCTCCGGTCGGGCAGCGCTGGCTGCCCTGACAGGGGTGACAGTTGTCGAGGTGGGCACTCCAGGTGGCGGTGGCGTGCATGTAGCGGGTGTGCAGGTCGTCAGGCACGACGGCCTGCCGGATGGTTCGTCATGAGGGGCGGTGCCTCTCGGGGGCGCTTTGGTGCGGGGTGGGTGTCGGTAACGCGGTGGCCGGCGTCCCACGCCTTGGCGGCCGTCGTGGCAGCTGCAGCGAGCAGGGCGAGGGCGAGTGGGTGGGCCAAACCGCGTGCGGTAATGGCCCGCACCGCCCTGTGCTGGGCGGTGCGGGCACCGCTTATATGGAGGTTCAGGGCTCGATCAGCTCGTCTGACCGGAGCCGTTGCAGTCGGTGCAGGTCTGCATCTCGACGCCCTGGTAGGGGGTGCCGTCAGCGCCGATGTGGTTGACGGTGACCATCTGCTGGCCGGAGCCGCCGCAGGAGGTGCAGGTGGTCATCGGGCCACCTCCGCACTGCCGCAGCGGCACGTCCAGTAGCCGCACAACACGCAGGCGTCGTCAGCCGCCTGGAAGTTGAGCGGTCGGATGAGCCGCAGGATCGGCTGGCGGGCGTAGCCAGGCGACATCTCGGCGAGGGTGCGCCGTACCCGGCGGCCGGCGGCCCGGGCACGGTCGTCGCCGTCGGCGACCAGCTGACGCACGACCCGGTGGAACTGGTCCGTCTCGTCCCGCTCGTATCCGCGGCTGTCGTCCCCGCCGCGGTCGTCCTCGCGCCGGATGTCGTCGATCGTCCCGGCACAGGGGGTGAGGATGCTGGTCATGCCGCCACCCCCCAGCCGGTGCGCGCCCGGCGGGCGGTACGGATCTGGCGGATGCTGGCGGCGAGGGCTCGGATCCGGAGGTTCTGCTCGGTCCGGTTCGCGTCCTGGTGGAGACGGCCTCCGTTGCGGCGGCCGTCCGGGTTGAGACCGGCCTGGGTGCGGAGCTCGATGGACAGGTCGTCGAGCAGGCGGCCCTCGGTGTCGCGGTCCGCGTCGACCGCGGCCGCCAGACGCTCGGCCTGAGCGGCGTGGGCGGCGGCGAGCTGGGTACCGGAGAGTCCACCGCGCACCATGTCGTCGACACGGTGGTTGCCGTCGCCGTTACGGAGGGCGAGTTCCTCGCACGCGGCGCGGACCGGGCAGCCGTTGCAGACCCGGATCGCTTCGCCGCGGCGGGCCTGCCAGGTGATCTGGGGCTCGCCGTCGGTGCGGAACCACAGGTCCGGGTCGCTGGTGGCGCAGCGGGCGCCGGCGTCGATCGTGGACTGGAGTACGGCCCGGCGTGTATGCCGGGCCTGAGTGGATGTCATCCTGTGCATGCGCGTGTTGCCCTTCTCTAGAGGGTGACGTGCGAAGACGAACCCCCGGGGGTGCAAGCCCTGGGGGTTCGTCGCGTTCGAGGCCCTGTTGGCCCCGTAGCTGCTGTACGAGCAGCCACGGCCGCCGCCACCCGTTCGTCGGGGTGGCGGCGGCCGTGGTCGTTCGTCGGTGTTCAGCTCAAGCGGTCAGCAGTGGAAGGCCGGGGCCGCGGAACTCGGAAACCGTCTCGGCCGGTCGGATCCGGCATGCGTTGTTAGCCTCTTCGACGGTCGTGCCGCTGCGCTTGGCCGTGGCCTTCTTCGCGTCGACCGTGTCCTCGCGGTGCTTCGCCCACTCGGCTGCGGTGTTCTTCGTGGCCGTGGCCACCCGGTAGCGAGTAAGCAGTGCATCGACGCGGGCATCTTCTTGGTGCTCGCGGTCTCGGCGCGGCTGGGTCCGCTCCAGCTGCTCGTACAGTGCGGCGAGCCGGGCGCCATCGATGCAGCGGTGGGTACCACCGCAGCAATCGGCCGTGTTCCTGGCCCGGCACTTCTTGAGGTGCTCGCGGTAGGCAGTGAGCACGTCGGCCGCGTTCACCGGTGCCGGAGTCATCCTTGCGACGGGCTTGGCCAGCGCGGGGAGCGGCTTGTAGTGCTGTCGGGCGGAGCGGCGGCCGGTCGCCGTGCTGTCAGCCGTGAGCAGCTTCTCGCCCCACTGCTCGACGGTGATGTCGATGGTGATGCGCTGTGCGCTGCCGGGGCAGCGGCGACCGCCGGCCGGTTTGTCGCCGAAGTAGCGGTGGGGCCTGTCGTTGGAGGCGATGACGCCGGCGCCGGAGCGGTGCGGGGTGATCATTGAACGGGTGAGGCGGTGCCACGTCTGGCAGTCGGGGCAGACCGCCATGCGGGGATCGCCTTCGCGGAGGTTGAGGTGTTCGGGCCGCATCGTGCTGGCTAAAAGCGGGGTACGTCCGTTGTGACGCATCAAGTTCTCCCTTGCTGTTACGTTCTCCGCCGGTCAGGAGCTGGACGGGGTCCTGCTCCTGACCGACGGGCAGCGCAACGGCCACGGGTGGCACAACTGGCTGCTGCTCTCGGAGGACCGCGTCGTACTCGTCACCCCGAGCCGGCATGTAAGCCGAACAACCAGACGTATGAAGTTGAAGGAGGAGCTGGGTTGTGAGGTCCGGCTCCCACATCCGGCGCCGCCGGGGGCGGTTCCGGGTGAAGAAGCCGGGTCTGAAGACCCGGCGGGCGAGGGGCCTCAGGCCGCGAGCGGCACCGGCGCGCCCGCGACCTGCGGCGCGATGCGCAGCTGCCTGACGTAGGGGAGGAGCATGTCGACCAGGCGCTCGCGCACCAGCTCGGTGGCGGTCGGCTCGGTGGCGGCGATGTCGCGGGCGGCAAGCATGCGGTTCTCACGGGCCTCGATCGCGGCGATGGCGGCGGTGATGTCCAGGCCGTCCAGCTGTTCGTGAGGGAGGGGATCGGCGGCGTACATCTCCATCGGCGTGCCGAACGCGACGTCCAGGTCGATGCCGGTGAAGTCGGGGAGCGGCACCTCGACCGCCTCCAGGAGCGCGAGTGTCTGAGCGTCGGAGTGCTCGGTGGCGAGACTGGCGGCGGGGCGACGGGTGACGTTCATGAGGTGGTGCTCCCTTCGGATTGGCGGACTCTGCGGGATCCCGCGCCGGTGGCAGTGGAGGCTTTAGCGCCCACGTTATCGGCATAGCTAACTTAGCTGATACAGTCAGGGTCGTGTCAAGCGGTTAGTTGAGGAAGCTATGGAAGCTAGCTAAGCCAAGGGGGTCGTCCTACGATGTGGCTCATGAGCAACGAGGCCGTGCAGCCATATCAACGGATCGTCCAGGACTACAGCGAGAAGATCCGCTTGGGGCGGCTCACGGCCGGCACGAAGCTGCCGAGCACACGAGAACTGGCCGACACATACGGCATCGCGCCGGGCACAGTTCAGCGAGCTCTTACCGAACTTCGTAACGCCGGACTGATCTACTCCCATCAAGGTCGTGGTTCGTTCGTCAGCGACACCGCTGGCGACGCTGAGCAGGACGCAACTACCCGAGCCATCAGAACGCTTGAGGAGCAGGTCGCCGCCCTCGCCGCGCGCCTCGAAAAGATCGAGAAGCGCAATGGCTGACGCCCTTCCCTTCGTCTCGTTGCGCATGTTCCGTGCTCCCTGGTCCGCTTCGACTTCGTCACCCAATTGGTAAGGCTGGTGGGGGAGTTGGTTCTAGATCCGGCGTGTATCCATCCGTCGGATACACCGAGTTGGATACATGGAGGTGACTCAAAGTGGGTCAGCGGCCGAACCTGCTGAGGCCTGATCAGTCGCCCCGGCACCGCCTTGGCTACTTGATCCGGGAGCTGCGCGAGGCGCGCGGTCTCTCCATGAGGGACTTCGCGGCCAAGACGTTCGTTTCGCACTCCAAGGTGCAGCGATGGGAGAACGGTGCACGCCCCCCGAAGGACCGGAGCGAGGCGGAGCTGATCGACAAGGTACTTGGCGCTGGCGGGTTCCTGATCGAGTTATGGCAGGAGATCGGCCGGGAGATCTCTGATCCCAACCATGTATCTGATTCGGCGTTCCATGTATCCGATGCATCGCTGGCCCTAGCCACAGCCGTATCCCAGGCGGCACCGTCGGGCGGTGAAGGGATCTTCATCCCTGCACGTCTAGACGATGGAACGGTGGTACTTGTGGCGGTTGATCGACGCGCAGTGTTGCGCGCTGGGATGGGGATCGGTGCAGCGACGGCCGCTGGTTTGACCATGCCAGCAGCCGTTGCAATCAACGCGTCAGAAGATCCATTCGGCTTCGCAAGGAGCGTCACCAAGAACTGGTCCGGCCTTCGTCTATCCCGGCCTAACCCTGACTACGGTGTCGACTGGCAAGCTCTCCTTCCTGGCGGTCGCTCCATGCTCGGCTCTCAGCTCTCGCTCCAGGTCCACCCCGCCCGCATCGATGAAGGACGGGTGGTCGTATCCGTCCCTGACCAGCGACGGGTCGAGGAGTTCTTGACCCGGCCGAATCGCAGTCTGCTGGTCGCTGCAATTGCCACCGAGGATGCCTCGCAGTTCTACGTCCTCGACGGCCGCAAGGCATGTGGCAGGCTGATGAAGAACGGCGGTGTGTACGAAGTCACCGCTCCCAGCGCCTACAAGCTGGATGACCTGACGTACGGCATCCTGTGGGCTGTCGCAAACTACGACGACGCGCTCCAGGCGGATGACCAGGTTCTCGCTGAGACGCGCAGCGATCTCAAGGCATATGAGCGGTTGTCCGCGTCTGCGGTCAGTCGGGAAGCTGCACCCGGGTTGAATGCTGTCGCCCACATGTGGCTGGGCTCGGACTTCTGTGCTCGCCATATCCTCCGCGCTTTGCCGGAACTGCCAGAGGTGCCCGCGTTCTGGACCCGCGAGCAGCGTGGGGAGGAGGCCAGCGCATGGCTGATCTTCGATCACAAGTACCCGTACCTGCGAGAGACCACCAAGGCCCTCGGCGGTACGAGCACCCGAGCCTTCTGCATCCCGGAGGGCGTGGTCTGCTCCTCCCCGCGTCATGAGCGCATCCTGTTGTTCCTCTCCATGGCCCTGATGGAGGCGATGGGCATCCACACCCAAGTCACGACCGACCCCTCATATGAGGCCGTCGAAGGCTTCGTGGTCGCCCCCGACAAGGAAGCAGTAATCGCCAACTGGGTCAGGGCCGAAGGCATGTGGCATGTCGACGTGACAGCCCGATCCTCGATCGTCCGCGACTGCACGAACTCAGCGCAGGACGTCAACGCGCATTCAGTCACCGCAGCGCCGACGGCAGCTGGACGACTCCGTGCTCTCGCCCATTACCTCGATCTGCCGTGGGCCTGGCTGGTCCAGCGGTGCGCCCAACTCGCCAGGGCTGGATCATCCGGTCTGATCCAATCCCGAAGCCGACTCGTCTCAGCAGCCGGCATCGATACCGCCTGCAAGTACGTGGGATCCCTCCCTGCCGATCACTGACTCGCTGTCCCGAAGGAGATAGGAAACATGACCGACAACGTCCGGTGCGTCGCCGTGTTCTCGCTCGGCGGCACCATCGCGATGACCGCGCAGACGGGAGGCGGAGCGACGCCGACCCTCTCGGCCGACGACCTCGTCGCAGCGGTCCCGGGCCTTGCCGAAACTGGAATCGCGGTTAAGGTTCACGACTTCCGCCGACTCCCCGGTGCATCGCTGTCCTTCTCCGACTTGCTCGATCTCGCCGTGGCGATCGAGACACTCCCAGTCGACGGCGTAGTCATCACTCAGGGGACGGACACGATCGAGGAGACCTCGTATCTGCTGGACCTCGTCACCACCAGCGACATGCCGATCGTGGTCACAGGCGCGATGCGCAACGCCAGCCTGGCCGGAGCAGATGGTCCAGCAAATGTGCTGGCCGCCATCCGCGTCGCGGCCAGCACCGAAGCGCGGGGCACGGGCACCGTCGTAGTCTTCGGAGAGGAGATCCACGCTGCCCGCTGGGTCCGAAAGACCCACGCCACGAGCCCTACGGCCTTCACCTCGTACCCTGGGCCGCTCGGGTATGTCGCGGAAGATCGAGTGCGGATCATGACGCGTCCCAGCGACTCCCCGAAGGTCGATCCTCGAGGTGCCACCACGCCCGCGCGCACTGCAATCGCTACGGTCGGTCTCGGAGACGACGGGGCAATCCTTCAAGCCATCGGTGACCAGGCTGACGGCTTGGTGATCGCAGCGTTCGGCGCAGGGCATGTACCTATGGCCTGCGTAGACGCGCTTACCGATCTCGCCAAGCGCATGCCAGTCGTCCTGGCTACGCGGACCGGGTCCGGCCCCGTACTCAGGCAGACCTACGGCTTCCCCGGATCCGAATCCGACCTGCTCGCTCGCGGGTTGATCTCCGCCAGCACGTTGGATCCGATCAAGGCGCGCATCTTGCTGCAGCTACTCCTGATGATCGCCTTGGACAAGGACCAGATCACCGAGTTCTTCAGCGTCATCCCGTAACCGCCCCAGCAGCCTCCGGAGAATCATCTTGCGCAGCTTTGAACTGACCACCGGCCGGACTTTCGGCGTGAATTTTGACCACGGCGACGACTTCTTTCCGACCCTCGCCGAGTTTTGCCGCGAGGCCGGCGTCCGGCACGGCTACATCCCGATGTTCATCGCTGGTTTCGCGGAGGCCGACATCGTTGGTGCATGCGAGAAGCTCGAAGATCCCGAGGCTCCGGTCTGGAGCAAGGTGCACGTCACGGGCGTGGAGGCCATGGGGTGCGGAACGCTCGCCTACGACGCTGAGACGGACTCGGTCATGCCGCATGTCCACACAACTCTGGGCGAAAAGGCGCGGTCGGCCAACGGATACACGAGCCATCTACTCAGCGCCCGCGTCCAGTTCCTGGTCGAAATGCTCGTAGTCGAGGTCACCGCACCCGTAATGACCCGCCCGACGAACCCGGATCTCTACAACGTCCCACTGCTGGCCTTCGGATCTTGAGAGCAACGCCGCCCGTGCCGTGCGGAGGAACAACTCTGATGCCGCGTCAAGCGGGAGCTAGGGATGCTCTCCGAGGTCCCGCAGCGAGCCGAGGCCGCCGACAGGCAGCTGGAGTGCGAACTCGAGCCGAGGCATCCTGGTCCGCACCACGCGATCGGTGTCTACTCACGTCCCGTCGAGGCAGGACCGCATGCCGACGGGACGGCTGTGAGATGGGCCGACCGCGAGCGGCTCGATGTCGTGGCGTTTGCGAGGTGTCCGTCAGAAACCCGCCTGGTCAGGTCAACTCCGCGGTCTGCACCCTCTTCTCCGGGCATCCCGGGCGGCACGACCGCGACTGGACAGTGCCGGACTATTTCCGCGCGGAGGGCCAGTGATCAGGACAGAACGCGTCTATCTGATCGGCTCTCCCAACTCTCCACTCGCGAAGATCAGCTGGACCAACAAGGGTTCTACCTGCACGTTCTCACGTCTGGAACGGGACGGTCATCGGCAGAGGGAGGGAAGTCAGGTGGAGCCGGTCGGTATCTCGCACAGCAACACGCTCGTCCTCGATACCGGAGATCGCTGGGGCCGTGTATGTTTTGGGGGATGTTTCCCTACTGTGGAGGCTCCAATGTCCGATCCGCTGAGGCGAATTGATGCCCTGGTGGAGGAGGACACCCTCCCCACACCCCAGGTCCGGCAGCAACTCCGGCTCGCCGCCGGCCTCACCCAGACCGAAGTCGCAGACGCTATCGGCGTCAAGCGCCTCGCGGTCGCACGGTGGGAGGCCGGGCTCGCCCAGCCTCATCGAGGAAACCGTCGCGCGTACGCGCATCTCCTCCGACGACTGGCCGCGAAACATCCGGACGCCGTCATCGAGGAGGCGCCGGATGAGGGATGACCTCGCGGTCCCGGCCGTATTCGGGTACGCCGACTCCACCTTCGCGATCGAGGGGGTCGGGGTGACGTAGCCGCCACCGGCCGCGCGCGCCACTCAGCGGATTAACCACCCGCTCGGCCTCGCGCGGCCCTTCGCTCCGACCGGACTAACCATCCAGGTCGGCCACTCAGTCCCGGTTCGCTCCCGGTCCTGAGCTGCGGCTCACCGAGCCGCTCATTTTCACCATCGGCCCCTAACCAGGGCCATCAGCACCACCGGTCGCTAACCACGGCCACCACAGCCACAGCAGCACCGACCTGCTTTCCTCGCGGGCTCCCACCACAGGGGCTTCGCAATTCAGCAGGACCGAGAAGAGAGGAGAAATCTCCCCCACCCGATCGGTGTCGCCCGCTTCTCACGAAGGGGGCTACCCAACCCGTCCGCACATCCGGCTCGGCCCGGCCCCGAGGGGCTCTGGTCGGTCCAGCTATATGGAGAGCAGGTCGTTTCTCATAGTGCACGAGAGTGGTGTCCCCTGTCAGCTCAACTCTGTCCGTTTCACCCCGGTTCGGGGGCTGCGGATTTCCCGCACGACGGGACTGTCGCCCGATTCATGCATCTTTGCGCAGTTCGCAGCGGAAGTTTCATTTCCGGTAGGAAGTTACAAGAGCAGCGCTTTCGGGGTGTCGATGAGCGCGGTCGCGGTGTCGGCCGACCCGCTCGTGCACGCGCGGGTCGGTGCATCGGACGGTGGGGTTCGCGAGGGCGTCGTCTCGTGCGGCGGGACGGGTCTCAAGATTGTTGCCCGCCGTGTGGGAGCACCGGCTGAGCGGGCTCTGTCCACAGGTGATCTGGTCCATGGTCGCCGGATGGATCATGTTCTGACGTTCCCTTGGGGTGTCCGG containing:
- a CDS encoding WhiB family transcriptional regulator, coding for MTSTQARHTRRAVLQSTIDAGARCATSDPDLWFRTDGEPQITWQARRGEAIRVCNGCPVRAACEELALRNGDGNHRVDDMVRGGLSGTQLAAAHAAQAERLAAAVDADRDTEGRLLDDLSIELRTQAGLNPDGRRNGGRLHQDANRTEQNLRIRALAASIRQIRTARRARTGWGVAA
- a CDS encoding winged helix-turn-helix domain-containing protein; the protein is MSNEAVQPYQRIVQDYSEKIRLGRLTAGTKLPSTRELADTYGIAPGTVQRALTELRNAGLIYSHQGRGSFVSDTAGDAEQDATTRAIRTLEEQVAALAARLEKIEKRNG
- a CDS encoding helix-turn-helix domain-containing protein, which encodes MIRELREARGLSMRDFAAKTFVSHSKVQRWENGARPPKDRSEAELIDKVLGAGGFLIELWQEIGREISDPNHVSDSAFHVSDASLALATAVSQAAPSGGEGIFIPARLDDGTVVLVAVDRRAVLRAGMGIGAATAAGLTMPAAVAINASEDPFGFARSVTKNWSGLRLSRPNPDYGVDWQALLPGGRSMLGSQLSLQVHPARIDEGRVVVSVPDQRRVEEFLTRPNRSLLVAAIATEDASQFYVLDGRKACGRLMKNGGVYEVTAPSAYKLDDLTYGILWAVANYDDALQADDQVLAETRSDLKAYERLSASAVSREAAPGLNAVAHMWLGSDFCARHILRALPELPEVPAFWTREQRGEEASAWLIFDHKYPYLRETTKALGGTSTRAFCIPEGVVCSSPRHERILLFLSMALMEAMGIHTQVTTDPSYEAVEGFVVAPDKEAVIANWVRAEGMWHVDVTARSSIVRDCTNSAQDVNAHSVTAAPTAAGRLRALAHYLDLPWAWLVQRCAQLARAGSSGLIQSRSRLVSAAGIDTACKYVGSLPADH
- a CDS encoding asparaginase: MTDNVRCVAVFSLGGTIAMTAQTGGGATPTLSADDLVAAVPGLAETGIAVKVHDFRRLPGASLSFSDLLDLAVAIETLPVDGVVITQGTDTIEETSYLLDLVTTSDMPIVVTGAMRNASLAGADGPANVLAAIRVAASTEARGTGTVVVFGEEIHAARWVRKTHATSPTAFTSYPGPLGYVAEDRVRIMTRPSDSPKVDPRGATTPARTAIATVGLGDDGAILQAIGDQADGLVIAAFGAGHVPMACVDALTDLAKRMPVVLATRTGSGPVLRQTYGFPGSESDLLARGLISASTLDPIKARILLQLLLMIALDKDQITEFFSVIP
- a CDS encoding PCC domain-containing protein → MRSFELTTGRTFGVNFDHGDDFFPTLAEFCREAGVRHGYIPMFIAGFAEADIVGACEKLEDPEAPVWSKVHVTGVEAMGCGTLAYDAETDSVMPHVHTTLGEKARSANGYTSHLLSARVQFLVEMLVVEVTAPVMTRPTNPDLYNVPLLAFGS
- a CDS encoding helix-turn-helix domain-containing protein, yielding MSDPLRRIDALVEEDTLPTPQVRQQLRLAAGLTQTEVADAIGVKRLAVARWEAGLAQPHRGNRRAYAHLLRRLAAKHPDAVIEEAPDEG